Part of the Metarhizium brunneum chromosome 6, complete sequence genome is shown below.
ATGCAATAAAACCTAAAGTTGAACTATTCGGCAGGCTGGAAGGAACGGCGTTTGCGTCACGGGGACGATGGCGAGATGAGCTAGGATTAAGCTCCGtcgtccaaaaaaaaaaaaaaaaggcaaaaaggtGTCGCCGACACAGAGGGGGACTGGCTGGGAGTGGGGACGTTGGAGGGGGCTTGCGGGTAGCTGACTGATGTCTAGTGTCAGATTCGTACTACGAAGGACTCAATCCCACGTCGTGGGGGCTCTTGCATGTTCCCGGGAGAGCCTCAATTGATGACAAGAGATGTCAGATGGATAGTTTGGAGAGGCAAAAAGCACGCGGACGGCTTTGTTCTTATCGGAAGACTTGCGGTTCCAGTTCCAAGGAGGGCGGTGACGATACCCTGCagaggctggctgggccCCCACCCATTCAAATGTCAAGTTGATCTGGTAAAGTGGGCCGACCGTTGACCGGGGACCAGGATGGGGAGATGGGAGGCCAAAGGGTCTCGGCTCCGCACCGCATTCGGCACCTGGGCGTCGAATTTGATCAATGCCATTTCAGGGCATTCGGCTACAACTTCGCGATGAATGCATTCATCCAACGCTAGGACAACGAATTTCGTACCGAATACTAGGCCATCAAATTCTGATGGACTCGCATCATCACGCTTTCTTTGGTAATGTGTTGCCCTGTACAGCTGCCGACATCGGCGGCTCTCCACTTCCGAAGTTCTGCAGGTCACTCGAACTGCATCGGTACTCTGCGTCGTGGTTTCACAATGCCATCATTCAGACTATGACAAGGTCTCATtatgagggcttggagcaatttagctcaattcagctaataacagtctttggtattaaagATCCttgttttcctcaaggccttgttgaccaaagacctctttaaatacaagaagtgggtgagggactttgcgTTACATAGTCCCGTGActgtagcccttgtgtaccaggcgatttccgtgtaacacagACGTACGTCCTTGAACATTCAAAATACGTGAAAAGCATTGTGTAAATAGTTCTAAGTATTTTTGTGAACCTGACTAATAAATGTGAAATGTCACATTATATATATCAAGCGTATTCCATGCATTTCCCACAAGATATTTTGCAAAAGCCCTGCTCTTTTAGTAAGCAGTAAATGCAAGCTAAAATGCAGTatcgaagacgaagaagtcTGGTACTACTTCGAAACAATCAAAAACCAATTTTTAGTGGTATATGCCACACCAAGAGTGCCATCTCCTTGTCGACATTGCTCGATAATCTGTGTAGCCATCGGCAGTAAATCACTTTGTCTCACATTGACTACATCATGATTCTACCGAGTTATAAGTTACCAAGTCAATACACCAAGATACTTTATCGACTTTGGTTCATCTCATTCTCTGGTTTCAAACTTACCTTATTACAAATCCATATATGAGCTGTGCCTTTAAGAAATACGCCCCAGCACCCGGGATCAAAGTGCTTTTTAACATCGAGTCCGGGTTGCGTCATCATATATAGGTAGGCTTCATTGACTGCCTGGACAGCGTCACTATATTTGGCGTACGCATATTTCTCGAAGCTAGGCGAATGGCCGCAAGCCAGCTTATAGAAGGGGGGTTCCGCATCTAGGTCTCTCTCAATTCTAGATCCTTTAAGGGCAAATGCCGTGCGCTATTCAGGCTTGTTAGCAACAGAATCAATCTatgggggggggggatgtAAACGCACATAGACCTGGAAGAGCAATAAAACAAGCAATGCAATTGAATTGcggccagccatggtgaATAGGGTCGATACTTGGAAGCTCGGGCTCGATTTGTGTATGTAAGCGAGTGGTCAGCTGCCTTTGGAAATATGTAAAGGCTATATGTATAGCGTTACAGTTTGTCGACCAAAAGGCACGTCTAGTCTTCGTGTTTGGACCAGGGAGACTAAGTGCTGAGAAGGCAGCAGTACAATGAGCTTGCACCCGGGCAGTGAAGAATGAATAATaaaatgcaaaaaaaaaaaaaacacagaCAGGATAGAGACTACACGCCGCTTTATACTTGTGAAACTGGCTACAAGCACTCGTCTGTTGTGACGCCACCGCGCGACCTAGTCCCACAGAGGTCCCGGCATTCTCGTGATCTTCACGCACAGTCAGTTACCGTAGCTCCCACAATACAACATGTTGTTTTCATCTCGCCCGTGCCTCCGTTGCTCTGCTTGTACCGTTATTTGATCCATGTATACTCGAGTGTTTCATATGACACGTGCGAGTGGATAAATGCACCCAAACAACAGTTCAGTATTGATCCACCATCACGACGCCACCCTACTGTTTATATTTCAATTTGTACTCATTGGACTCCTGTCGCCCTGTCCCCTGTCCCGGCAACCATACAGGACCTCATCTCTCCACGTGCTTGGGTTAGTGCGGGCacttatattaaagaaaaagttattaatagCTCTTTGCGTGTGCACGGTATGCTATTCATTGTGCAAGCGGATCAAAGAGTTTGTGATGGGCGCTCATCCCGCACGTGCCAGGGCATAGCTCTGCCAGTGCGCCACATTATGAAGAGGTCGGGATAGGCGAACCTTACAAGCAAAGGTCAAGTTGAGACATAACATCCCATCTCGTCTCCCACGATACCCTAGTCAGAAGGCATCGTCCACAGGGAATCCGGCCCGTCTTGGAAATCGCGATACTGAGCCTTCAAGCCCACCATTTACTTGAACTTGAACACTGCCATGGCCTTCTACCAGACCAGAAAAGATATCTATTCTACTTTTCTTCTGTTGGCAAAGCTCGATGGACCAAAATGCTTCGAGCTAGACTTGTGGTAGGTTCGTCAGGCTGCGTAGCAAGAGACTTCAAGTAGCTTTTGGATCTTTTGCATCATTGACATCTCTTGGGTCTTGCAGATGATTCGGGTCTGTTGGAATTTTGCCTgcagggccttggcctcctttCGTTCCACGTTGAGCTTTTTGTATTCCTCATACCACGCCTTCATCTGCGCATTCGTCCCTTGGATGCGTGTTTAGCTCCCGGTTATTTTACTTCACATAACCTAGACTAGACGAGTTGACGTCTTGAAATACACATGCGCCGGGTGGTAAGTTATTCTCTATCCCAGACTTCCCCAGGTGCCTCGTCTGCGGAAGTCGTCCTATAGATAAGCCAAGTGAGGATATTCCATGGATCTAGCCAGATTGCTGCCAGAGCTACCGCATTCATTGTCGTGGCGCCCTACTCTCAAGACTTGTACGACAGGCTCAAGCAGTGGGATAATCCTGTTGGGCATTCCGTGGAGTGGGTTGACGATGCCATAGCCAGCCTATAAGACGTCATTGGCGGGCTCTAACGCCATGTCATTTACAGCAACGAGCTCAAGTATAAAATCATCAAGGGCATAGGGGGCGCTTTGCAACCGTGGGAGACCACTTATTAAAAGCACGAGCGCCTAAACAGGGAGGCGGCCGCCGAGCTTAAAAAGATTGAGGATAAGGAGGCAGCgagggcgaagaagaaaGTCGAAAGGACCCTATCATCGTGTGTCTTAGTCCTGAGGTAAGAATTCACTTCGGCAAATAATTCCTGTAGATGGCGAAACGGGTGGTTTCCCGTCCTCCGACCACTGGCATTGGATACATTGCCTATGTTGAACTTGAATACAGAGTATTTTGAAAGTTTAAAGTCAAAGACCTCTTTCCATGCTGTCCTGGATCAATCCAATTTATCAGCAAGCAAAGTCTACTTCGGAGCTTCTATGAACTTAAATAGTAGCCTAAGCCGAAAGAGCTTTACCAGGTAACATGAGCATGGGCGTGGAAGATAGCACGGTGCAAGATCAAAACAAAGATATAAAGAACTTGAAGTGATTCTTATGGTGGCAATGGATCGGCCCTGGTTGGTATCCATCAATGCGCAAGAAAGGGTTGACACCCGGTTCTGTAACCTTGCCATCTACAAAAGCCATTCTCATCCCGTCGCGAGATGAAGGTCGCAACATTTCTTGCCGAAAATTGAAACCAATCGGTACTTTTATGAAGCCCAGGGGCATATTTATGCATATTcatgatggtggttggctATTAACCATGAAGAGTCCTCTGATATATATGTACAGAGCGTAGCAGATTCTACTTAACTTATCTGTGTTTCGTGCGATATCGACTTTCACCAGACCACCATTTTCCAGCCCCTCAAAACAATTGCCTAGATGTAGCACATTGGGTAATCGGCAATGCTGCCAACGTAACTACATGATGCCGAGCTTGCTTTTATCGGAGGGGAGAGCGCAGGTACAAATCTGGCTGTATTAGCGGTTCTCGCGCCCCTGTGCTGCTCGGTTAATGAATGTTCCAGGCATCAACTCGAAGGATTACTTATCCATTACGGAATATTTTAAATGCACTGGCGTCCCGGTACTAGGCACCTTGACGAGTTTCCGACATTAGTGTTGGATGAAGAGTCTCTTACGCACTTCCGCAACGCATATTTGCCTGATTTAAAGCCAGAACAGGCAATGCGGCCAGAAATTTCTCCATTTCATGCCGACCGACGGGGTTTACGGCTCCTACTAACTTTGATAACCTGCGTGGCAGAAGATTGCCTATTAGAGGACTCAATCTTCATGGCCTGTAGATGGATGATGGCTGGAGGTCACGCGGTCCTTAAACTCTATTCTGGCAGTCCGCACGGATTTATTGTATTCACACTTGAGGAACAAGAGAACACCCGGATAGCTCTGAAACAAGTTGCCCAATTAAGCACCGTCGACGGAAGGCGAGGTCCTGGCGAACCGGAGGGACCTGGCTCGACCATGTTTGATACTTGATTGAGACCTCAGTCTGCATCGAACGCCCCTCAAAAGCAAAATCTCTACCGGTCAGCTTGGTCATGAGATGAGTAAAAAAATACAATATCCACGCTCCGACAGCCGGGGTATTGAAAGTAACCGTCGTCCGGAGTACAATGGCAGTGTAAGGGCGAGCTATAACTTATCATAATCGGGTTGTTCCAAGTAGAGTAATATTATGGGGCAAATGTGGAGAAATTAGATGTTGACATGTGGGGAGTGAGGGGAACAAGGTCCTTTAGGCCAATCCAAGAGCGCGGGTGATGCGGAGACGGCCCCACCTTTACCCTGGGGGGCGTGTAACCACGGCAAAGGCAAGCGTCATCCAAGTCGGCTCGAGACGATGCGAGCAACGTTCGCTTCTTCTGGCTGGTGGCGCGGGCCTCCAACATAATTTGAGTCGAAACCGACATGCTGGTTTCGGAACTTGGTATAAGAGCTCGATCGTCTTATACACCACGCACGGCTGCGAGCACGATACATTGAATTGGAACGAGACACAACGACCACCCTCTTTATAGGAAATCTTGACCCATTAATCTCTTTTCATGAACACTTTTGCGCACGATGAGCAGCATTCTTGATCAAACTCCTGTGGTGGAGGATCGCGATGCTACCGGTGGCATGGTCAAGGGCTCAACGGACCGCTACCAGATTGTTGAAAAGACACTGGGAGAGCCGCGTGATTTGCGAATTATCACTGTGGGTGCAGGTGCTTCAGGCTTAAATCTCGCCTACCAGATCGacaagcacatgcagcaagtCACACACATCGTTTACGAGAAGAACCCCGAAGTGGGAGGCACGTGGTACGAGAACAAGTATCCCGGATGTGCTTGTGATGTCCCGTCTCACAATTATCAATTCACGTGGGAGCCCAATCCAGAATGGACCAATTTGTAGGAATTCTCAGCGGCTTAGTGCTATTATTATGAGCTTTAGACTCACACATCGCTAGTTACTCCTCTGCACCCGAGATCTTGGAGTATTTCAAAAGGCTGGCAACAAAGTACGAGCTATACCGATTCATTAAGCTCGGCCACAAGGTCATCCACGCCAGGTGGGATGGAGAGCAAGGGATTTGGAACGTCAAGATTGAGAATGTAAGCGACGGGTCTGTCATTGACGACTGGTGTCATTTCCTCATCAATGGCTCCGGAATTCTAAAGTAAGTCGATCGTCTGTGAGTAGGTGATCTCATCTGACCCATGGTAGCAATTGGAAGTGGCCAGACATCCCTGGACTCGACTCCTTTAGAGGCCGACTTCTTCACAGCGCGGCATGGGACCCATCGGCAGACTGGCGAGGAAAGTCTGTGGCCGTGCTTGGCTGTGGATCGTCTGGGATTCAGATTATTCCCACGATACAACCCGGTATTGCGAATTATTTCTACATTCTGTGGCGCTAAAGCATGGGGTCGATCGCTGACCGATCATTAGATGTCAAGAAGCTGATCACTTTTATCCGAACACCAACCTGGATCACCGCCGGCTTAGCCCAGAGCAAAGCAGGCCCAGGTGGAGCAAACTTTGCCTGTATAGCGATATAGTGCCCTAGCAAACCATGAGCATTCATTCGCTAATTCCAGGTATAGTCTCGGAGGAACAAAAGCAGACATTCAGAGGGGACCCGAAAGCCTACATGGGCTACCGTAAAGACATCGAATCGGAGCTCAACTCTCGATTTAAATTTGTCCGTGCTCGCTGTTCCCGCTCAAGTGGCTCGTCTTCAAAACTAACAGCCGCCTCAGATTATCAAGGATAGTCCAGAACAGGAGGAAGCAGTTAGATTCACCGTCAATGGGATGAAGGAAAAACTGGGAAAAGACTCCCCGCTACTGAAGCATATGCTACCAACCTTTGCCGTCGGCTGCCGACGTCCCACGCCAGGGAATGGATACCTGGAGGCGCTCACTAAAGAAAATGTTCGGGTGGTGACAGACGCCATCTCGGAAATTGTCCCAGAGGGCATCAAGACCTCCACCGGAGAGATCTTGAAAGTTGACATGTTAATATGTGCCACGGGGTTCGACATATCATTTTGCCCCAGATATCCAGTGATTGGAAAAGACGGCATTTCGCTTGGGGACCAGTGGAAAGACAAACCAGAGGCTTATTTGTCTCTCGCTGTTCCAAACTTTCCAAACCACTTTAGTACGTGTTCATACCATCTCTTTATTTGCCATCGTGGCCTTGCTAACCTCCGTTTGACGCATAGCGTTCCTTGGACCAAACGCCCCGATAGGACACGGATCCGTACTACCCATTGTAGAGCACGCTGCCAAGTACATCATTCAGATACTTCATAAATGCCAGACAGAAGGCATCAAATCCGTTGCCCCTAAACAGGAGGCGGTAGCGGATTTTTCTGAGCACATTGACATCTTCATGAAGCGCACTGCTTGGAGTACGCACTGTCGATCGTGGTTCAAGAATGGAAAAGTTGATGGGCCAGTCGTTGCCTTGCACCCGGGTAGCAGAATACACTGGTTCCATATGCTTGAGAAGCCGCGCTTCGAGGACTTTGACTGGCAGACCTTTGGTAAAAATCGCTTTGCCTATCTTGGAAACGGTTTCTCGACTAAAGAGAATCCCGGGCgcgatactccgtattatTTTGATAATCCTTATGAAGGCTACAGGGGCATTACGTATTAAATAGTGTgctattttaataatatgGCGTCAGTTACACCGAGGTTCCTTTCCATGTGCTTTTTTGCGGTGCTTCGACCACGAATGTCGCTCCTCGACTTTCATGTCATGCTGAGATATGCAGCGGTATTGGGCTGTTCCAACAGGgggatggcgatgagcaATTCTTCGAGATTTATCATCAGGTCTGGGTTCTGTAGGCATGCAATATCCATTCATGTTTGTACAATCAGACCGAGGGATACCAATTTCGTTTACATTGACCTCGATTTTCTAACATCAGGCAGCCTCGTGAGCTCATGCTTGACCCATCCCACTTGGCCCCCCCTTTGTGATAATCTCCTGCAAATTCTCCGGGATGTCTGGGGCTGATCAGGGAACTTGACGCCGGTACATTGACAAATCCGAACCGGCTAATTGACGACTTTGGCCAGGATATCTAATGCTTATATATCCTTTGCTCAAAGTTGGCTTATAAGCATTGAATTCTTTTCCATATAGCCTACACGCGATGCTGTTTCATGTTCCAAAGTCCAACGTCAATGCATATATAATtttactactactagttgCAGAAAAGAGTAGAACTTTTGTAACTCCCTACCCAACGATATCAATCTCATTACGCGGTAATTCGTCAATCTGTTATTTCCAGTAACCCGTCGCCTGTCCCTAGCCACGGTAAGACTTGCAAATTCTCCTCAGACTCTGTATCTCATACTGATAGAGTCGATATCATCGCTCGCCTTGCCATGGAACCCGACCAAGGCGCCATCGGCAAGATGTTCCTCTTTGCCACCACTGCCTCCCGTAACCCAAGGGACGCCCCTTTTCGTCTTGAACTTGAGCTCGTCAACGCGCGCCCCCGACCGTAAATCCCAGCTTGCGGAGCCGTCCCTTGGAAAGTGGAATGTTTGATacatgtcgtcgtcttcaatcCTGTTGTAGAGCTCCTTGTGCTGCCCATCAGTCCATGTGAGTCCAATGCCTTTGAGAACCCACTTGTCCTTGCAATCTTTGGTGCCCCAGCCACTCCAGACCTCGAGGAGCTTCACATTTGCGTCGGAATTCTGTGGGTAGAGTTCATAGGGATGGCCGCCATTCCCACCAAAGACGCGAGTATCTTTAACAGGCATGGTTGGAAATTTGTCAGTGTTGTCTCTGAATTTGGCTGAAATAGTACAACTAAGCGTTCAAGGCTTAAAGCAACCCGAGGGACGAAACAGGTGGGTTGTCCAGCTTATATGGGATGTATGTATAGAGCCGGGTTGCTTGTCGTCACTATTCACGGTTTATATCCGCCGGGGTGGGTAACGCGCCACCAAACACAATTATATGGACTCGTTGATCCCGTCGATAAAGTTTTCCTGGATACACCATCGCGCGGGCTATTCGACAAATGAGTTCCTCTGCCTACGGAGGGGCAGATGGCGAGATGAGTGGCGTTATCCGCAGCGTTGCAATCAAACAAAACTCATTTTGGACTCGGAGACGTTCATCTTGGAACTCGCCCGGGTGTTAAAGTTGGTCCATGAGTCTCGGCCCTTTTTAACTCTGACTTGAGAGTGAATTATGTATGATGGGATTTCTGCCATGACGATCTCTGGTGGAAACTTTGCTGGGAAATTGAGAAGCCCGAATACAACATGCTGAAATGTCACGGCGAATTTCTTACATGCATGGAAATTGGAGGCTTAAATATTGGGGCTATGAATAGACTGCAACCACACGCGGTGGCGTATTCCAATATTCTCTGACAAACTATGAAATATTTATTAGTTCTGTTATATTGGCGAGATGTCATGGCCCAACATGCGAGAGTTTGCACGGAAGAAAAGCCCCCCACTGGTAAAAGGGGGCCGAGACAAGCGACCGAGAAATAGTACATAAATCTGATGATTAGATTTATAATACGTCAACAGGTCTAATTATAGGCTGATTGGTGTACCATAGATCTAGTAGATTTCCCGCGATTTCACTGGCTTGGGATATAGCATCCGGGCTAGCCGCGTGACGTATTTCGATCAAGCCATTGCATTCCCATCCGGTAATGAGATGCAGATGGTGTGAGAGACTTTCGTACGATTCGCCTTCAAGGCATGTAAAGAATTCATCTCTTTGGCCCGTACTCCGCGTTGCATCACGCAGGCCCGCCACATATCGTGAGCCATGCAAGGAGATGAAAGTTCGTCTACGGTGGGTACTTTGGCAACGTTGTTTTGACGCTCTCCCGTTGCGACGCTGAGGCTGTCTTGGTTGGCTCTGACAAAAGCAACCGGCCGTGTTGTGTACCAGTGATTTGTAAGAGCATCGGGCCACTCGCAGACTTGAGCTCTTGAATACACCGGCGACCAATGTGGGCTTACTTTTGAGAGGCCCGAGATATGAAATCAGTGGCTTCATATAAGCAGATTCTGGTTAGACGGCTCTACAACGATGAGCTAGGAAGCTCGCTGCCCTGTGGGGTGATTATTCGCATGGCCTTGCAACCAAATCTACTGTCAACAGAGGTCTAGGTCTGTCAACTCATAGTTCTATGAATTCCCCAATAAATCTCTAGCTTTTGATTCGGGCCTTGGTCACGCTGACCGTGTTCCATTGGTCACACACAGAGCAAGCAGCGGATTTCACGTACTAGTTGCTCGTTAAATACATAACCGTTGACGTTGAGATGGAGCCTACCTAAACTAGCACAGCCTGACTGTGTCTTTGGGCGAGTTTGAACTGGAGTGCCTCTAGGATATTACACGTGTTTACCTATTCGCCACGTATATTCATGCATTTAACATCAAAATGCGATGTCCTAGTCTAAAACGAGACGCTTAAAATGCTGAAATATTTAGCAGCTACTAGGTCATGTTGAGTCTATTTGGAGCTCAGGTAGCTATGTGGTACCAAGTATATAGGGATTCCTGTCACGATGAAAGGGAAATGTCTTGAAATATGAGACTTGTCACACGGGCATGCACCACAGCCTCACGGCACGGACCGGCCCTCGGACTCTACGATAGACACACACGGAAGGTCACGAGCCTGTAATTTGCCCCTGCTCTTAGCGGCTGACATATTACGGGGTGGAAACTTTACCCATTTATCCTTCAGGAGGCGGCCACTCACCCATTGATGTCAATACTATGCCGGCTCGCAGACGGCACCCAACTGTCGTGTAGGGCATATTCAAAACATCTGAAGCAGTGGCCAGGCTTGAGGGATTTCTTTCCTCTTCCAGACGCTGCATTATCATCACGTGGCCTTGGTGAGTGGCACGTGATAAGCGGTTCCTTTGTGTAACTTTTGATGTGACGAACAATATGCAGGCTGCTTCTCCGCACCTTCGCAGCCCAGGTGCTGCCAGAAAAGACATCAGAAGGGAAAAAACCCCAAGGCCACTGGTCTTGGAATAACATGGATTCTTCAGAGACATCGCCACTCCTCTCTCCTGTCAAGAGTCACCAGGATGAACCAACACGGATCAAGCGCGAAAAGGCACGTCcggccgtcatcgtcttgcTCCTCTTACTCTACACCGTATTCCTAGACCTCGGCTTCTACCTAATGGAGCCGGCACAAACCCGCATATTGGAGCGCATCTACTGCCGTGAATACTACGAAAAGCATGACCCAAGCCTCATCGGGAGCgatggccgaggcggcgttgatgagAAGTGGTGCAAAGTGAGCTGGGTCCAGGGCGAGGTAGCCATGCTCAAGGGCTGGCAACTGACGTTTGACGGCACAGGAAGTGAGCCTTTCTTCGTCCTTGACATTGAAGACCTTTCTACCTGTCGGAGCTAAGCGTCACCGCGGTAGTGTTGATCTTCTCCATCCCATGGGGCTATGCCGCAGACGTATACGGTCGAAAGCCCGTCATTGTGCTTGTGAGTGTGGCACTCCTGGTCAAACACAGCTATATGCAACTCGTCAGCTATCTCGACGGAGCCATACCACTCCAATGGATCTGGTTGTCGGCACTGCACGCTattttcggcggcggcgtgccCGTCAACACCGCTCTCACACACACCATCGTCTCTGACGTGGTTGCAGAGGGAAGCAGGTGTGTTGACCTCTTGCATGATGACATACCGCGAGAAAAGTACTGAGGCGCCTAGGGTCAAGGGTGACGATTTTCTTCCAGCTTATGGCTGTGGGCATCGCGGCGGAATTCCTCGGCTCCCTTGGTGCCGCCGCACTCATGAGCTGGAACCCGTGGATACCCATGATTCTCGCCATTTTCATCAAAGTGGCTGGTATTGGTATACTGCTGTTCATCCCGGAAACACTGAATTACAACGCTAGTGAACCTGATGCTGCGCCCGCCGAGGAAGCAACTGCGCAGCCTTTAGAGTGGTGGAGGTGTTGCCAGAATGCACTCAGCCATATTCTGAGCTCGATATCCTTCCTGGCATCTAATAGGAAGCTTTTGTTAATAATTTCCCCCTTCACAGCTGATCCGCTTTTCAACCAGGAAATTCTGCGTCTATACATCTCGACGCATTATAAGCAAACCCTCGCGTACGCTACAATGATGATATCCATTCGCTCCGGCTGCATCTTATTCCTCAACCTCTTCATCCTACCCGTCTTGAACAGGCACTACCAGAAATTATGGGGCCCTAGACAATCTGACTTGCTTCTCGCACGCGCCAGCGCAGCAATCATGTCTCTGAGCTTGCTGGGGCTCGGCGTGGCGCCCAATCGACCGCTCTTGGTCTCAGCTCTGCTTATCAATTCTCTTGGATGGGGAATGCTGCCCCTGGTCAGAAGCTTGGCGACGAGTCTAGTGGAGCACCACAATGTTGCGCGGCTGAATAGTCTTATCGGTGTGGTTGATATAGTTGGCCGGATAGCGGGGAGCCCTCTCATGGCTCTGTTGTTTGCAAAAGGAGTCGAGACTGGGGGCACGTGGGCTGGCTTGCCCTTTATATTCTACTCCGGAGTTGTTTTGATTCTGCTAGTGGGATTGATGCACGTTTCTGTATAAATTGTAGAATCTCCTGACAAACCATGCTGTTTGAcggtgtgacaagggtaCAATGGTAGGCTTGGAGTTActagctcaattcatctaataaaAATCTTTGATATTAAACGTCCCTGTTTTCTCTCAAGGCCTAGTAAACCAAAGAGctctttaaatataaaaattcGGTGAGGGTGTTCTGCCGTAGGTCCCGTGATGTTAACActcgtgtaaccgtgtgacaaCTGTATTGGTTTGAAGCGCTATAATTCTACGAAATCCTCTTTGATTGATAATTAGTACATCGAGAGATGTTAGCTATCTATTTGGTAAAAGTAATTTGTACGCAGAAATTAGTTTCCGCCTGGCGGCCGTGAGCGACTATAACAAGCGTTGGCCAGCGACACCTGTTGCACTCGAGCGCTAATCAGTGCATCTAAATACTCTTGCAGTTTTTATTATTCGAGATCGCTTTTTGATCATGTCCATCTTTTATGATTTGGCATTTTTCCCTAGTTCCTCACCTCATCTGATTACCGGTTTAATAACATATGATTTACCGGCCACGCTACGGATTTACATGACTCTTCAATATTTTATTCTGCATCTAGACAGGGGCCCACTTGACTCGTTGTAAAGCGTGGGGGTCTACCTTGGTGCCCAGACACTCACATGTTAGGTGGGGCCGAATGCAGGTCCccgagagggagagggagggggtgGGTCTAATGCGCGGTCGAACATGGCAACGTGGAATCAATACGAAGAACCAGACATCTTCTAATCCCCGCAAGAGAACAGAGTTCAGGAGCCGGGGGTTAAGGTGAGAAAATTAACTCGAATCAGAGCAAGAACGATCCATTTCATTGGGGTGTATATGGGTAGGCTGGCCGCAGACAGCCCCCGCCACGCGTTTGTTCTGCGCATCAGGCTCATGTCAGAAGTGCATGACCTGATGTGTGTAGATTGGCAGCGAGTGTGTTTCAACCTATCTGACACTTGATGCCAATTACCGGGCTTATACCATGGCCTGGAACGCCGCCTTGCCATGAAAGCTCGTCGGTGTTGACGTATGGAACTCCTTCATGGCGCCGATTATCCTAGTCGTCGGCCCAAGTTT
Proteins encoded:
- the moxY gene encoding FAD-binding monooxygenase moxY — encoded protein: MSSILDQTPVVEDRDATGGMVKGSTDRYQIVEKTLGEPRDLRIITVGAGASGLNLAYQIDKHMQQVTHIVYEKNPEVGGTWYENKYPGCACDVPSHNYQFTWEPNPEWTNFYSSAPEILEYFKRLATKYELYRFIKLGHKVIHARWDGEQGIWNVKIENVSDGSVIDDWCHFLINGSGILNNWKWPDIPGLDSFRGRLLHSAAWDPSADWRGKSVAVLGCGSSGIQIIPTIQPDVKKLITFIRTPTWITAGLAQSKAGPGGANFAFSEEQKQTFRGDPKAYMGYRKDIESELNSRFKFIIKDSPEQEEAVRFTVNGMKEKLGKDSPLLKHMLPTFAVGCRRPTPGNGYLEALTKENVRVVTDAISEIVPEGIKTSTGEILKVDMLICATGFDISFCPRYPVIGKDGISLGDQWKDKPEAYLSLAVPNFPNHFTFLGPNAPIGHGSVLPIVEHAAKYIIQILHKCQTEGIKSVAPKQEAVADFSEHIDIFMKRTAWSTHCRSWFKNGKVDGPVVALHPGSRIHWFHMLEKPRFEDFDWQTFGKNRFAYLGNGFSTKENPGRDTPYYFDNPYEGYRGITY
- the atnC_8 gene encoding MFS efflux pump atnC, translated to MDSSETSPLLSPVKSHQDEPTRIKREKARPAVIVLLLLLYTVFLDLGFYLMEPAQTRILERIYCREYYEKHDPSLIGSDGRGGVDEKWCKVSWVQGEVAMLKGWQLTFDGTGMLIFSIPWGYAADVYGRKPVIVLVSVALLVKHSYMQLVSYLDGAIPLQWIWLSALHAIFGGGVPVNTALTHTIVSDVVAEGSRVTIFFQLMAVGIAAEFLGSLGAAALMSWNPWIPMILAIFIKVAGIGILLFIPETLNYNASEPDAAPAEEATAQPLEWWRCCQNALSHILSSISFLASNRKLLLIISPFTADPLFNQEILRLYISTHYKQTLAYATMMISIRSGCILFLNLFILPVLNRHYQKLWGPRQSDLLLARASAAIMSLSLLGLGVAPNRPLLVSALLINSLGWGMLPLVRSLATSLVEHHNVARLNSLIGVVDIVGRIAGSPLMALLFAKGVETGGTWAGLPFIFYSGVVLILLVGLMHVSV